From a region of the Mercurialis annua linkage group LG1-X, ddMerAnnu1.2, whole genome shotgun sequence genome:
- the LOC126664446 gene encoding transcription factor VOZ1: MGKGSKMNCKSASHKLFKDKAKNRVDDLQGMFLDLQFARKESRNVDVAVLEEQVHQMLKEWKSELNEPSPASSLQQGASLGSFSSDICRLLQLCEEEDDATSVLAAPKPEPNDQSLQAGNNVVFQEGYGVNPGQQNHSFPFVDQCKESPSGVHGMVVNNLEGSLHSELHHFDSQNYESNFYAGFNSADLCTEDGLPHVSSYLPSICPPPSAFLGPKCALWDCPRPGQGGVDWCQDYCSSFHHALALNEGPPGMNPVLRPGGIGLKDGLLFAALSAKAQGKDVGIPECEGAATAKSPWNAPELFDLSVLEGEIIREWLFFDKPRRAFESGNRKQRSLPDYSGRGWHESRKQVMNEFGGLKRSYYMDPQPLNTFEWHLYEYEINKCDACALYRLELKAVDGKKGAKGKLSNESVADLQKQMGRLTAEFPSDNKRSIKGRTKMSTKMGVENVYSAPNLVTPTNETYEYELGPPYNYLVENLGDYYVN; encoded by the exons ATGGGGAAGGGTTCAAAGATGAATTGCAAGTCAGCATCTCATAAGCTATTTAAAGACAAGGCAAAGAACCGTGTAGATGATCTGCAAGGGATGTTCTTGGATCTGCAGTTTGCTCGGAAAGAAAGCCGAAATGTCGACGTGGCTGTTCTCGAAGAGCAAGTTCATCAGATGCTTAAAGAGTGGAAATCTGAGCTCAATGAGCCCTCTCCAGCTTCTTCTTTGCAGCAA GGTGCGAGTCTTGGATCGTTCTCGTCGGATATATGTAGGTTGCTGCAACTTTGTGAGGAGGAAGATGATGCCACTAGTGTGTTAGCTGCACCTAAGCCCGAGCCTAATGATCAAAGTTTGCAAGCTGGGAATAACGTGGTCTTTCAGGAG GGATATGGCGTGAATCCTGGACAACAAAATCACAGCTTCCCGTTTGTTGATCAATGCAAAGAGTCTCCTTCTGGGGTTCATGGCATGGTAGTCAACAACTTAGAAGGATCTTTACACTCGGAACTCCATCATTTTGATTCTCAAAACTATGAATCAAACTTCTATGCTGGATTTAACAGCGCGGATCTTTGTACCGAGGATGGTCTACCTCATGTTTCAAGCTATTTGCCAAGCATTTGTCCTCCACCTTCTGCTTTCTTAGGCCCAAAATGTGCACTTTGGGACTGTCCGAGGCCAGGTCAGGGAGGGGTAGACTGGTGTCAAGACTATTGCAGTAGTTTTCACCATGCTTTGGCATTAAATGAAGGGCCACCTGGAATGAATCCTGTTTTAAGACCTGGGGGCATTGGCTTGAAAGATGGTCTGCTCTTTGCTGCTCTAAGCGCCAAGGCACAAGGGAAAGATGTTGGTATCCCCGAATGCGAGGGAGCTGCGACTGCAAAGTCTCCATGGAATGCACCAG AGCTCTTTGATCTTTCGGTTCTTGAGGGTGAGATTATCAGGGAATGGCTATTTTTTGATAAGCCGCGTAGAGCATTTGAGAGTGGAAATAGAAAGCAAAGGTCATTGCCTGATTATAGCGGACGTGGTTGGCACGAGTCAAGGAAGCAAGTGATGAACGAATTTGGAGGGCTTAAGAGATCGTATTATATGGATCCACAGCCACTAAACACTTTCGAGTGGCATCTTTACGAATACGAGATAAATAAATGTGACGCTTGTGCTTTGTATAGATTGGAATTGAAAGCTGTCGATGGAAAAAAGGGGGCCAAGGGTAAATTATCGAACGAGTCAGTTGCTGACCTGCAGAAGCAAATGGGAAGACTCACCGCCGAGTTTCCCTCTGATAACAAGCGATCAATTAAAGGAAGAACAAAGATGAGTACTAAGATGGGCGTAGAAAATGTGTATTCAGCTCCAAATCTAGTGACCCCAACAAATGAAACGTACGAGTACGAGCTAGGGCCGCCATACAACTATCTTGTGGAGAATCTAGGCGACTATTACGTAAACTAA
- the LOC126664445 gene encoding cyanidin 3-O-galactoside 2''-O-xylosyltransferase FGGT1-like → MNCYIYTCRDFAVGGSGYKPKFIGFQNSNIFQFRMSEKRFHIVMYPWFALGHVTSFLHLSNKLAERGHRISFLLPPKAISKCQPLNLYGDFISFVPVMVPRVDGLPPDAETTADIPFQLHNLLMTAMDLTEPVVEAHLINLKPDFVFFDFTYWLPALSLKLGIKSLLYCTISPAAVGYLLSPERKLLEKTLMPADLMEPPLNFPQSSIKLRAHEARELATVTKPYGRNISFLERQLRSLSECDAIGFKTCIEMEGPYCHYVEQQFGKPVILAGPVVPESPTSVLDEEISKILDNHEAGSVVFCAFGSECILKKDQFQELLLGLELTGLPFLAALKPPIGAKGTIESALPTGVQERVKGKGYIYDNWIQQLLILKHPAVGCFVTHCGSGSLSEAMVNTCQLVLLPNVGDQIINARLMGGDLKVGVEVEKSEDGLFTRDGICKAVKAVMDDDSEVGKEARRNHNKWKDFLLSNGLESTYIDAFVNKLHACLG, encoded by the coding sequence ATGAACTgttatatttatacatgtaGAGACTTTGCAGTGGGAGGCTCAGGCTACAAACCAAAATTTATAGGGTTTCAGAATTCTAACATTTTCCAGTTCAGAATGTCTGAGAAAAGGTTTCACATAGTAATGTATCCATGGTTTGCCTTAGGCCACGTCACCTCATTTCTTCATCTTTCAAACAAACTTGCAGAGAGAGGCCACAGAATTTCATTTCTGTTGCCACCAAAAGCCATTTCAAAGTGTCAACCTCTGAATCTTTATGGAGATTTCATAAGTTTCGTCCCTGTTATGGTACCACGTGTCGACGGCCTACCTCCCGACGCTGAAACAACAGCAGACATTCCTTTTCAACTTCATAACCTTTTGATGACCGCCATGGATCTCACAGAGCCCGTCGTCGAAGCTCATCTCATTAACCTGAAACCTGATTTCGTCTTCTTTGATTTCACTTACTGGTTACCAGCTTTGTCGCTAAAGCTTGGCATTAAATCTTTACTTTATTGTACTATTAGTCCTGCTGCAGTTGGTTACTTGCTTAGTCCTGAAAGAAAATTGCTTGAGAAAACTTTGATGCCCGCTGATCTGATGGAGCCTCCGCTGAATTTCCCTCAGTCGTCGATCAAGCTACGCGCTCATGAAGCTCGAGAATTGGCTACTGTCACTAAACCATACGGCAGAAACATTTCATTCCTGGAACGTCAATTGCGTTCCTTGAGCGAGTGTGATGCTATCGGTTTTAAAACATGTATAGAGATGGAAGGACCTTATTGTCATTATGTTGAGCAACAATTCGGCAAGCCGGTGATTCTGGCAGGTCCTGTAGTGCCGGAATCACCAACTTCAGTGCTAGATGAAGAGATCTCCAAGATTTTGGATAATCACGAAGCAGGAAGTGTGGTGTTTTGTGCTTTTGGCAGTGAGTGTATTCTCAAGAAAGATCAGTTTCAAGAATTACTATTGGGTCTCGAGCTCACAGGTTTGCCCTTTCTAGCGGCCCTGAAACCACCGATCGGGGCTAAAGGAACAATTGAGTCGGCTTTACCAACAGGTGTTCAAGAGAGAGTGAAAGGAAAAGGATATATTTACGACAATTGGATTCAGCAGCTGCTGATTTTGAAGCACCCGGCTGTCGGGTGTTTCGTGACGCATTGTGGTTCTGGGTCTTTATCAGAGGCAATGGTGAATACATGCCAATTAGTACTCCTGCCGAATGTAGGAGATCAAATCATCAACGCGCGGTTGATGGGTGGAGATTTGAAAGTTGGCGTTGAAGTCGAAAAAAGTGAAGATGGATTGTTCACGAGAGATGGCATTTGCAAGGCGGTGAAAGCTGTGATGGACGATGATAGTGAGGTCGGTAAAGAGGCAAGGAGAAACCATAACAAGTGGAAAGACTTTTTGTTGAGCAATGGCCTTGAAAGCACTTATATTGATGCTTTTGTCAATAAGTTGCATGCATGCTTAGGTTGA
- the LOC126664449 gene encoding transcription elongation factor 1 homolog, giving the protein MGKRKSRAKPPPKKRMDKLDTVFSCPFCNHGTSVECRIDMKNLIGEAVCAICQESFSTTITALTEAIDIYSEWIDECERVNTVDDDGA; this is encoded by the exons ATGGGTAAGAGGAAGTCGAGAGCGAAGCCTCCTCCTAAGAAGAGAATGGACAAGCTTGACACTGTCTTTAGCTGTCCCTTCTGTAACCATGGAACAAGTGTTGAATGCAGAAT TGATATGAAGAACTTAATTGGTGAAGCTGTATGTGCTATATGCCAAGAGAGCTTCAGCACTACCATCACAG CTTTAACTGAAGCAATAGACAT ATACAGTGAATGGATTGATGAGTGCGAGCGGGTTAACACTGTTGACGATGACGGTGCATGA
- the LOC126664444 gene encoding uncharacterized protein LOC126664444 produces MALLSQTPLPSLFLPKLPLTNSRNPIPVLHCISPKSTSQQEAILRLVANSNEEKALPCVRTFENDLARLSLVGSVGVDQALTAAAADGGQAAAEHIDAGIDAMVVETLFPGPGDDHATVSTRLFLPAKKVKDKAGKLKRAFKEDIFSGTTSRNILAMTFRQVVLQHLWNFELAVFRPGSVRNMADLENPREVPVSFSISSSDEHAISVLAEAVCFAALQDTEMNFRYDFLGKNISGGVFRWFRKLNRIASKDSSVIIDKLFEDEIVENAKSLLEDFNSTKENFKGMSMRQKYNWWTSVAHSKLERIGGPYFSAWASEHVPAYRLQMDGNKVKDVKFQGWRRAAESRWEVLLTHSQMAGLAEILDVYYEDVYSLPDKELSCHATAKFTNFANTKRSSSLLNILSVGLASGIFLIAISALSQFCFPHLRRGQTHSQKQMFPPSSEIEHMVNESVDDEKLQEFCILIIKKIKDALGWPGDIISETSNGAWIGEIPKYLKATRVSDYSKEDTSLPDPIQKIDEDIKLSASDIASYQVIMSSDGKIVGFQPTSRIGVNHWAANPLARELYENRKLSPGLIEPGLKIRLPNEVVAIELLMSVNSETDFALARPVQSNTIT; encoded by the exons ATGGCTCTCTTATCACAAACACCACTCCCATCACTTTTTCTTCCGAAGCTACCCCTCACAAATTCCAGAAATCCCATCCCTGTCCTTCACTGCATTTCGCCAAAATCCACGTCACAGCAAGAAGCAATTCTCCGATTAGTAGCGAACTCTAACGAGGAGAAAGCTCTCCCGTGCGTTAGAACATTCGAGAACGACTTGGCTCGGCTCAGCTTAGTCGGCTCGGTTGGTGTCGATCAGGCTCTCACTGCGGCTGCCGCGGACGGCGGCCAAGCCGCAGCCGAGCATATTGATGCCGGCATCGATGCCATGGTGGTTGAGACTCTTTTTCCTGGTCCCGGCGACGACCACGCTACTGTCTCTACTCGATTG TTTTTACCTGCTAAGAAAGTGAAAGATAAGGCTGGAAAACTTAAACGTGCTTTCAAAGAAGATATTTTCTCTGGAACTACCTCTCGAAACATACTTGCCATGACGTTTAGGCAAGTGGTTTTGCAACATTTATGGAACTTTGAACTTGCTGTCTTTAGGCCTGGCTCTGTAAGAAATATGGCGGATCTTGAAAACCCAAGAGAG GTTCCTGTGTCATTCTCTATCAGCTCGTCGGATGAACATGCTATCTCAGTGCTTGCGGAAGCTGTTTGTTTTGCTGCTCTTCAAGACACTGAAATGAATTTTCGTTATGATTTTTTAGGAAAAAACATTTCTGGTGGTGTTTTTCGCTGGTTTCGGAAGCTTAACAGGATTGCGTCCAAGGATTCTTCTGTTATCATTGATAAGTTATTTGAAGATGAGATAGTAGAAAATGCAAAGAGTTTGCTAGAAGATTTTAATTCAACTAAGGAAAATTTTAAAGGAATGAGTATGAGACAGAAGTACAATTGGTGGACATCAGTGGCGCATTCTAAGCTGGAAAGAATTGGTGGCCCCTATTTCAGTGCTTGGGCAAGTGAGCATGTACCTGCTTATAGGCTGCAAATGGATGGTAATAAAGTCAAGGATGTAAAATTTCAAGGCTGGAGAAGAGCTGCGGAGAGTAGGTGGGAAGTTCTTTTGACCCACTCACAAATG GCTGGGCTGGCTGAAATCTTAGATGTGTACTATGAAGATGTATACTCATTGCCTGATAAAGAGCTTTCGTGCCATGCCACTGCAAAATTTACCAACTTTGCTAACACAAAG AGGAGCTCTTCTTTGCTGAACATCTTGTCAGTTGGTCTTGCCAGTGGAATTTTTCTCATCGCCATCAGCGCTCTTAGTCAATTTTGTTTTCCTCATTTACGCAGAGGACAAACACACAGCCAGAAGCAAATGTTTCCTCCATCATCTGAAATTGAGCATATGGTAAATGAATCTGTTGATGATGAAAAG TTGCAAGAGTTTTGCATTTTGATCATCAAAAAGATAAAGGACGCATTAGGCTGGCCTGGTGATATAATATCAGAAACAAGTAATGGTGCTTGGATTGGTGAAATTCCAAAATACTTGAAAGCAACGCGTGTATCTGATTACAGTAAGGAAGACACTTCACTTCCTGACCCCATTCAGAAAATTGACGAAGATATAAAGTTATCTGCATCGGATATTGCTAGTTATCAG GTCATCATGTCAAGTGATGGTAAAATTGTTGGGTTCCAGCCTACAAGCCGGATAGGTGTGAATCATTGGGCTGCCAATCCCTTAGCACGAGAGCTCTACGAAAACCGGAAGCTATCCCCAG GTCTAATTGAACCCGGCCTTAAGATCCGTCTTCCAAATGAGGTAGTCGCCATAGAGTTGTTGATGTCGGTTAACTCAGAGACTGACTTTGCCTTGGCAAGGCCAGTTCAATCAAACACCATCACCTGA
- the LOC126664448 gene encoding cyanidin 3-O-galactoside 2''-O-xylosyltransferase FGGT1-like — translation MDEKKIHIVMYPWFALGHLTAFLHLSNKLAEKGHKISFLLPSKTISKIHQFNLHQHLITFIPITLPRVDGLPPDTETTSDVPFPLHHLLMTAMDLTEPVIEAHLINLKPDFAFFDFTYWLPALSRRLGVKSFLYCTISPATVGYLLSPERILLEKTLTPVDLMKPPQNFPPSSIKLRAHEARELATVTKKPYGSNSVSFLERLLRSLSECDAIGFKTCMEMEGPYCHYVEQQFGKPVFLAGPVVPESPISELDEQVAKFLDSYEARSVIFCAFGSECILKKDQFQELLLGFELSGLPFLAALKPPIEAEETIESALPTGFEERVKGKGFIYGGWVQQQLILKHPSVGCFVTHCGSGSLSEAMVNTCQLVLLPNVGDQIINARLMAGDLKVGVEVAKGEEDGLFTRYGICEAVKAVMDGDSEVAKEVRKNHKKWRELLLSNGLESSYIDAFVNKLHTYLC, via the coding sequence atggatgagaaaaaaattcacataGTAATGTATCCATGGTTTGCCTTGGGCCATCTCACCGCATTTCTTCATCTCTCAAACAAACTTGCAGAAAAAGGCCACAAAATTTCATTTCTCTTACCATCAAAAACCATCTCAAAAATTCACCAATTCAATCTCCATCAACATCTCATAACCTTCATTCCGATCACTCTGCCACGCGTCGACGGGCTACCTCCGGACACGGAAACAACATCAGACGTTCCTTTCCCACTTCATCATCTTTTAATGACTGCCATGGATCTCACAGAGCCCGTCATTGAAGCTCATCTCATTAACCTGAAACCTGATTTTGCCTTCTTTGATTTCACTTACTGGCTGCCAGCTTTGTCCCGAAGGCTTGGCGTTAAATCTTTTCTTTATTGCACTATTAGCCCTGCTACAGTTGGTTACTTGCTTAGTCCTGAAAGAATATTGCTTGAGAAAACTTTAACACCGGTTGACCTGATGAAGCCTCCACAGAATTTCCCACCATCGTCGATTAAGCTGCGCGCTCACGAAGCTCGAGAATTGGCGACCGTGACGAAAAAACCATACGGCAGTAACAGCGTTTCATTCCTGGAACGTCTATTGCGTTCCTTGAGCGAGTGCGATGCTATCGGTTTTAAAACATGTATGGAGATGGAAGGACCTTATTGTCATTATGTTGAGCAGCAATTCGGCAAGCCGGTGTTTCTGGCAGGTCCTGTAGTGCCAGAATCGCCAATTTCAGAGCTGGATGAGCAAGTTGCCAAGTTCTTGGATAGCTATGAAGCAAGAAGTGTCATATTTTGTGCTTTCGGGAGTGAATGTATTCTTAAAAAAGATCAGTTTCAAGAATTACTATTAGGTTTCGAGCTGTCAGGTTTACCCTTTCTAGCTGCCCTGAAGCCACCAATCGAAGCTGAAGAAACAATTGAGTCAGCTTTACCGACAGGTTTTGAAGAGAGAGTGAAAGGAAAAGGATTTATTTACGGCGGTTGGGTTCAACAACAACTGATCTTGAAGCACCCTTCTGTCGGGTGCTTCGTAACACATTGTGGTTCAGGATCTTTGTCGGAGGCTATGGTGAATACATGTCAATTAGTACTTCTACCGAACGTCGGAGATCAAATAATCAACGCGAGGTTGATGGCAGGGGATCTCAAAGTTGGCGTTGAAGTCGCGAAAGGCGAAGAAGATGGATTGTTCACGAGATATGGCATTTGCGAGGCGGTAAAAGCTGTGATGGATGGTGATAGTGAGGTTGCAAAAGAGGTGAGGAAAAACCATAAGAAGTGGAGAGAGTTGTTGTTGAGCAATGGACTTGAAAGCTCTTACATTGATGCTTTTGTTAATAAGTTGCATACCTACTTATGTTGA